The stretch of DNA TTGAGAGAAGGTTGGGACGATCTGAGACGACATAAACTAGATAAGGTCGAAAATAACAAGCCAGGCACAGTGCTTAAGATGGGAAAGTCCCACTATTCCTCGCATTACGTTTACAGCAAGAGTGCAACATCTTTCTCGCGATTGAGATCGAGCACTCAGTCCTTTGATACTGATGATCTAGACTCGCAAGACGAAAATATGATTTTTGACGAGAACTCTTTCGTTAACGAACAACTTCTCAGCAAAGAAGGAATATCGACAATACACACTAGATGGAAAGATATTAAAGTGGGAGACATTGTGAAGATTGATTGTGATGAGTGGGTACCGGCGGACATTGTTCTGCTAACTTCAACAAACGACATGGGAGAGACTCTAGTAGAGACTATGGCTCTGGACGGAGAAACGAATTTGAAGTCCAAGCTCCCAAACCAGGAACTCCACAAACTAGCCAATTCAATTGAGGGACTGCGCAAACTTAAAGCAAACATTCATTGTGAAGATCCGAACTCGGACCTTTACAATTTTGAGGGATCTCTGGATATCGAAGACCCCACATCTCACGAAACTAGAAAATTTGCATTGGGCCCCGAAAATATCATTTACAGAGGGTCGATTATCCGAAACACCGATTCGTGTTTGGGGGTGGTTGTTTTCAGCGGTGAGGAAACGAAAATTAGAATGAATTCCATTAAAAATCCTCGGATCAAGGCACCCAAACTTCAAAGATCAATCAATTACATCGTCGCATTTATGGTTTTTGTGGTTGCCTCGCTAGCAATGTTTTCTTTTATGGCCGAGAGAATATTCTACAAAAGGTACAGAGACAAGAATTGGTACATCAGAGGCGAAGATGCTGGTATTGCCCCAACAATCATGAGTTTCATTATCATGTACAACACCCTTATTCCTCTCTCTCTTTATGTTACTATGGAGATCATCAAAGCCATTCAAATGGTTCTATTGCAGTGGGATATTGATATGTACCATCCTCAGTCGAACACGCCCGCTGAAGCACGCACTGCCACCATTTTAGAAGAATTGGGACAAGTTAGctatattttttctgaCAAAACAGGTACTCTAACCGATAATGTTATGATTTTTCGCAAGTTCAGCGTATGCGGTACAGCGTGGATTCATGATATGGACCAGCCTGATGCGAAGGACTCCGATACGTCTCAAATTCCACTTACAGTGGACTCTTGGGATGGAGCTACAAATCCAGGCAAAGGTACAACAAGATCAGGCCCTGTACCATTGGCTGGTCGATCAAGCTTGTCATCTGTCAATCCAAGTTTGGTAACTGCGCAGACTGCGAAAATACAAAATCTAGATTTCAAACCCAGCATCAAGTCATCTGCGGAGCTCATCAGGTATTTACAGACAAACCCAAACACCATATATGCCAAGCGTGTGACattctttcttctttctaTCGCATTGTGCCACTCCTGTTTCCCCAAGAGAACAAAGACGGATTCCGTTCCCGAGATGGATACTATGGAAGGATTCGAGGAAGAAATGGAGTCCATAAACTACCaggcttcttctcctgATGAGCTGGCTCTAGTTCAGGCAGCCTGTGAGATGGGCTTCATTTTGTTCGAAAAGAGACAGAAAACTATTACCCTCAAGCTGTATCCGCACGGATTTGATGAAGAGCCTGTATTTGAGGATTATGAGATTCTCGACGTTGTTGAGTTTTCGTCAAATAGAAAACGGATGTCGGTGATACTTCGACTTCCGGATTCGAAGATTGTTCTATTCTGCAAAGGAGCCGACAATGTTATTATGGAGAGACTGAGGAACTCTCAGGTGGCCTGCTCGAAACAGCAGGAGTTCTCGAGAAGCGTTGCCGATCGGAAACGGTATGAGGCAGAACTTATTCTACAGAGACGGTCGATGGATTCTGTCCGTTCAAGAGAGGGCAGGAGCTCGACTTCTTCGGTTCCGAGACCAAGTTTGAGCTTGTCCCGTTCTTCCATGGAGGGTGTGTCGCCTATCCGCGCCAACCATGCTTCCAGGGCAATAGATTCTGTCCTTTCTGATGATTCTGAAAGACACGAACTTGAAGAGATAAAGAGCAAAGCTAGAAAATCATTGCAGTTGAAACAGACAGAAAAGTATAACCTGCGCGAAGAGGTATCTTACATTCCATCGGACAGACTGGTTGTCAATGATGAATACGTTCTAGAGAAGACCATTGAACATGTGGAAGATTTTTCCACGGAAGGCTTGAGAACATTGCTTTACTCTTACCGTTATCTCTCTGAAGATGTTTATTCGGAATGGTCCCAAAAGTATGGCAAGGCAAAGACTTCTCTGACGAACCGTGCTGAACTGGTTGAGAAAATCGGTTGtcaattggaagaaaatttggagcttttggGAGCCACTGCCATAGAAGACAAATTACAAAAGGGGGTTCCAGCTACGATTGAGAAGCTTAGACGAGCAGGAATAAAGCTTTGGATGCTGACAGGAGATAAAAGGGAGACTGCTATCAACATTGGATACTCTTGTCGATTGATCAAGGACTATTCGAAAGTGATAGTACTCTCTAATGATGAGGGGACGGAAAGGCTGTCTTCCATCATGACAGCTGCAGAGCTCGAAATTGAAGAAGGCAACGTGGCTCACTGTGTGGTTGTCATTGATGGTGGCACTTTGTCGGATATTGAAATGGACAACACGTTGATGACAGTGTTCATCTCTCTTTGTATGAAGTCAGACTCTGTTATCTGTTGCCGGGCATCTCCCTCTCAGAAAGCCAAAATGGTGACAAGTGTTCGCAACCTAAATAAGTCAAAAGTGACGCTTGCCATTGGAGACGGTGCCAACGATATTGCCATGATTCAAAGCGCAGATGTGGGCGTTGGAATTACCGGTAAGGAAGGCTTGCAGGCTGCTAGAACGTCGGACTATTCCATTGCTCAGTTCCGATACctgctcaagctcttgCTCGTTCACGGTCGCTACAACTACATCAGGACTTCCAAGTTCGTTCTTTGCACATTCTACAAGGAACTGCTTTTTTACTTGACCCAACTATTGTACCAGAGATACACACTTTTCACAGGCACATCGTTGTATGAGTCGTGGTCGTTGTCCATGTTCAATACATTGTTCACATCTTTGCCGGTGCTGTGTGTTGGTATGTTTGACAAGGATCTACGGCCATCGACTCTTATAGCTGTTCCCGAACTCTACGCAAAGGGACGAAACTACGAATCgttcaatttcaaattGTTCCTTTTCTGGTCCCTGCTGGCAGCTTCACAGAGCACGACGTTGTGTTTCTGTTTGTGGAATGTTTATGGATTTCCTGCAACGCTGGATAACACAACGTATCCGCTGGGAGTGGTGATGTTCACTGTGCTAATTGTCATCATCAACGCAAAATGTAACATTATTGAGATGCACTCAATTACCAAGCTTTCCCTGATATCTTTCTGTGTGTCTGTTTTTGGCTGGCTGTTGTGGTGTATGCTGCTCGTGGGACTATACAAAACGAAAGACAGCACTATATACTATGTTTCACATGGGCTGTTTGAGCATTTTGGCAAGGATATCACTTTCTGGGCCAGTATTTTAGTGCTGATTGTTGTTGGACTTTCCGTAGATATGCTATTCCATTTGGTCAAAGTTAGTTTGTGGCCCACTGACACCGATGCGTTCCAAGTCCTCGAAAAGAATAACAGGTTACGCAAGCAAATGGAATTGAATGCTTTTGACGTTTTAGCGCAGAGCTGGACTTGGATGCATGAATCACAGCTAGTTGAACAAGATATAGAAAATTATTCAAGCATGAAAAAGGGACTCTACCAGTTCCGGTCATTTCTGAAAAAGGGCTCCATTCACCCTTCCAAGCAAACCAGAAAACGGAAGCAAACTCTTGTGAACCCCACAGAATTGCCCGCTGGATCGCCGGCCAGCGTGAAGATCGCATCTTTTGACCTTTCAGATCAGGAGATGCTGCCGAGCGGCAAGATTATTCGCCATAGAGGTGACGATCACACCTTCACGCGCATCTTCAAAAAACAGGAAGAAACAAGGGATATAGAATCCATCTTGGACGAGAGAATGAGACATCTAGAAGAAATGGAAAAATAAGTACATTGGATGAATAAAATATATTCGCCGTATACGCAATCTCAGTTACGTTTATTTCTTCTGCTTGACATAAGAGATGAAGAGACCGTCTAGAACAGCAAAGGTGGCTGCTATTCCGCCAGCCAATGCCTTGTTCTCTCTTTTACTGATCCATTTGTTGAAAATCTCAGGGTCAGTTGAAAgagcaaaaacagctcctgctgttcCAACAAGGGCAAGGAAGAGCTGAGAGGTGGTGACCGGGTTTTGTTTCACTGTCTCCACGCTGGTTGTGTAGAGGCTGCTGGCAGTACCCACAGCAGAATTGTAAGCCCTCTTGAAATACTCCTTGATCTTGGCCTCTCTCTCTGGCAAGTCATCCTTGAAATCATCC from Ogataea parapolymorpha DL-1 chromosome VI, whole genome shotgun sequence encodes:
- a CDS encoding phospholipid-translocating ATPase; this translates as MTSSSERSNGIPTITVEQEASSEGALSKPVKTRKRGFSLRTQLFSKNVAQSAENYLTTPEIELKQVDNSYLADELDVFRHDDSSTNQASLYGSSVSINQSVIDLNDEPQYKYNYTQRTTSKYHFIKATFNALMGISNAPESRGGRRLPITVNLKRSEEPSITNKKGEVLLLDNRTNQPYVNNVITSSKYTLLSFLPRQLIAQFSKLANCYFMTVAILQLIPSWSTTGTSTTIIPLSIFISISILREGWDDLRRHKLDKVENNKPGTVLKMGKSHYSSHYVYSKSATSFSRLRSSTQSFDTDDLDSQDENMIFDENSFVNEQLLSKEGISTIHTRWKDIKVGDIVKIDCDEWVPADIVLLTSTNDMGETLVETMALDGETNLKSKLPNQELHKLANSIEGLRKLKANIHCEDPNSDLYNFEGSLDIEDPTSHETRKFALGPENIIYRGSIIRNTDSCLGVVVFSGEETKIRMNSIKNPRIKAPKLQRSINYIVAFMVFVVASLAMFSFMAERIFYKRYRDKNWYIRGEDAGIAPTIMSFIIMYNTLIPLSLYVTMEIIKAIQMVLLQWDIDMYHPQSNTPAEARTATILEELGQVSYIFSDKTGTLTDNVMIFRKFSVCGTAWIHDMDQPDAKDSDTSQIPLTVDSWDGATNPGKGTTRSGPVPLAGRSSLSSVNPSLVTAQTAKIQNLDFKPSIKSSAELIRYLQTNPNTIYAKRVTFFLLSIALCHSCFPKRTKTDSVPEMDTMEGFEEEMESINYQASSPDELALVQAACEMGFILFEKRQKTITLKLYPHGFDEEPVFEDYEILDVVEFSSNRKRMSVILRLPDSKIVLFCKGADNVIMERLRNSQVACSKQQEFSRSVADRKRYEAELILQRRSMDSVRSREGRSSTSSVPRPSLSLSRSSMEGVSPIRANHASRAIDSVLSDDSERHELEEIKSKARKSLQLKQTEKYNLREEVSYIPSDRLVVNDEYVLEKTIEHVEDFSTEGLRTLLYSYRYLSEDVYSEWSQKYGKAKTSLTNRAELVEKIGCQLEENLELLGATAIEDKLQKGVPATIEKLRRAGIKLWMLTGDKRETAINIGYSCRLIKDYSKVIVLSNDEGTERLSSIMTAAELEIEEGNVAHCVVVIDGGTLSDIEMDNTLMTVFISLCMKSDSVICCRASPSQKAKMVTSVRNLNKSKVTLAIGDGANDIAMIQSADVGVGITGKEGLQAARTSDYSIAQFRYLLKLLLVHGRYNYIRTSKFVLCTFYKELLFYLTQLLYQRYTLFTGTSLYESWSLSMFNTLFTSLPVLCVGMFDKDLRPSTLIAVPELYAKGRNYESFNFKLFLFWSLLAASQSTTLCFCLWNVYGFPATLDNTTYPLGVVMFTVLIVIINAKCNIIEMHSITKLSLISFCVSVFGWLLWCMLLVGLYKTKDSTIYYVSHGLFEHFGKDITFWASILVLIVVGLSVDMLFHLVKVSLWPTDTDAFQVLEKNNRLRKQMELNAFDVLAQSWTWMHESQLVEQDIENYSSMKKGLYQFRSFLKKGSIHPSKQTRKRKQTLVNPTELPAGSPASVKIASFDLSDQEMLPSGKIIRHRGDDHTFTRIFKKQEETRDIESILDERMRHLEEMEK